The sequence GAATGGCAGTGAAAGACAAGTATGATGCAGAAGCAGTTAAGGCAATAAAACAAGAGGTGCCCGGAGTTCCGCTGGTAGCAGATATACATTTTGACTATAGATTAGCCCTTGCGGCAATGGAAAACGGAATAGACAAGATCAGAATAAATCCCGGAAACATAGGTGACGAGGGAAAAGTAAAACTGGTGGCAGATGAAGCCAAAAGAAGAAATATCCCGATAAGAATCGGAATAAATTCAGGATCTCTGGAAAAACATCTTTTGATGAAATACGGACATCCTACACCGGAAGCAATGGTGGAAAGTGCAATGTTTCATGTGAGACTTCTGGAAAAATACGGTTTTGAAGATATTGTGATTTCTCTGAAATCAAGTAATGTAAAAACAATGTATGATGCATATGTAAAAATGTCGCAGGAAACAGACTATCCTCTTCATCTCGGCGTAACAGAAGCCGGTACCATGGAAAGAGGAAGCATAAAAAGTGCAATGGGAATAGGCGGGCTTTTATTAAGAGGAATAGGCGATACGATAAGAGTTTCCCTTACTGAAAATCCGGTAGAAGAGATCGGAGTGGCGAAAACCATTCTAAAAGTAGCTGGTTATATAGATGAGGGAGTAGATATAGTTTCATGTCCCACTTGCGGAAGAACGGAAATTGATCTTATCGGCCTTGCAAAACAGGTAGAAAAGGAATTTAAAGATAAAAATTATAATATTGACATAGCAGTAATGGGATGTGTGGTAAACGGCCCCGGTGAAGCAAGGGAAGCAGACTACGGAATAGCCGGCGGGAAGCAGGTAACTGTTTTGTTTAAAAAAGGGGAGATAGTAAAAAAAGTAGCTGAATCAGAAGCTTTGGAAGAACTGAAAAAAATGATTGAGGAAG is a genomic window of Sebaldella sp. S0638 containing:
- the ispG gene encoding flavodoxin-dependent (E)-4-hydroxy-3-methylbut-2-enyl-diphosphate synthase — its product is MSRIVKIGNVLIGGGNPIAIQSMTNTETKDVDATVKQIKELASAGCHIVRMAVKDKYDAEAVKAIKQEVPGVPLVADIHFDYRLALAAMENGIDKIRINPGNIGDEGKVKLVADEAKRRNIPIRIGINSGSLEKHLLMKYGHPTPEAMVESAMFHVRLLEKYGFEDIVISLKSSNVKTMYDAYVKMSQETDYPLHLGVTEAGTMERGSIKSAMGIGGLLLRGIGDTIRVSLTENPVEEIGVAKTILKVAGYIDEGVDIVSCPTCGRTEIDLIGLAKQVEKEFKDKNYNIDIAVMGCVVNGPGEAREADYGIAGGKQVTVLFKKGEIVKKVAESEALEELKKMIEEDMKK